ATTTGATTATATAATTACAAAATCTTTAATACATTTACCTCGTAAGTATCAATTATTCACATCAACTACTGCTTATTTGCTAACTTTCACTTTTATATATGGAATGGACATGACAAAAGGTTTATCAAAAATCCCGTTTCTGCTGCTGTTGCTGGTTATAGCCGTTGCGCTGGCCATGCCAGGCGTTCCGGCTGCGGAGAGCACAGCTGAAATCAGCGGCGCAGACACCGCCTGGATGCTGGCCGCTACAGCGCTGGTCCTGATCATGACTCCCGGGCTGGCGTTCTTCTATGGTGGCATGGTGCGCCGGAAGCACGTGCTCTCCACCATGCTGCAGAGCTTTATCTGCATGGCCGTTGTAACCGTTATCTGGGTGGTGTTTGGGTTTAGCCTGGCCTTCGGGGAGTCGGTCGGGGGCATAGTGGGCAGCCCCGCTACCTTTTTTATGATGCGCGGCGTGATAGAAGGTGCTCCCTGGCCGATGGCCCCCACCATTCCGCTGCTGCTCTTCGCTATGTTCCAGCTGAAGTTCGCCATCATCACACCCGCACTCATCACCGGTGCCTTTGCCGAGCGCATCCGCTTTATCTCATATACGCTCTTTATCGGTTTTTTCTTTGTATCCATATATGCCCCGCTCGCCCACATGACCTGGCACCCGGAGGGGCTGCTGTTTGAACTGGGCGTGCTCGACTTTGCCGGCGGCACCGTGGTACACATGTCGGCGGGATGGGCGGCACTGGCCTCTGCTATCTTCCTGAAGCGGCGCCACGACACCAGCAACCACAAGCCCGCGCACATCCCCTACGTGATGTTGGGCACCGGGCTGCTTTGGTTCGGGTGGTTTGGCTTTAATGCCGGCTCGGCCATGGGCGCAAACCCGCTGGCCGTGGTCGCGCTCGCCACCACCGTCACTGCCTCTGCCGCAGCCGCTGTCTCCTGGATATTTTTTGATGCCCTGAAGGGCCGCAAGCCCTCTGCCATGGGCACCTGCATCGGGGCCGTGGTGGGTCTGGTGGCCGTGACGCCCGCCGCAGGCTTCGTGACCATCCCGCACTCGCTGGTAATTGGTGTGGTTGCCGCCGTGGTCAGCAACCTGGTGGTGGAGTGGCGCACCCGCACCTCCCTGGACGATACGCTGGACGTGTTCCCCTGCCACGGGGTCGGCGGGATGGTGGGGATGCTGCTGACCGGCGTTTTTGCCAGCCAGGCCGTGAACCCGGCGAACGAAACCGGAAACGGCCTGATTTTCGGGGAAACGACTCTGTTTCTGGTACACCTGGCCGCCTTGGTAGGCGTTTCGGTATTCGCCTTCTGCGGCTCCTGGGTACTGCTGAAAATAACGGACATGATTTCTCCCCTGCGCGTGACGCAGCAGGAGGAAATAACCGGCCTCGACCTGAGCCAGCACGACGAAAGCCTCGACGAGCCAGGGGCTGAGGTGGTGGAGCAGCGGGAAAATCAGTTGGTGGCCTCTTAAACCTCCCGGCAGGTTCTCCTCGGAATTAATTATATATAGCTTGATACCCTACCCACACCAGTGGCACATTGCTGCGGGTGTGGGTTTGTTTTTAGCAGGCAAAATCGTAGAACAAGGTGTTCGGGGCGGGCACCGGAATCAGTTCCAGGCTGCCAGCAGCAGGTACAGGCAACAAACTTATATATGATTTAAATTCAGGCCTTCCTTGCTGGTACAGCAGGCAGCGCTATTCCTGCACCTTGTCAATGGTTTTGCGCTTCTGCGTCTTCAGCTGCTTGAAGTGGCTTGGCGTGAGCCCGGTTGTTTTCTTAAACTGGTTTGAGAGGTGCGCCACACTGCTGTAGCCCAGCATATAGGCAATCTCCTTCAGGCTGAGTTCGTTGTACACCAGCAGTTCTTTTACCCGCTCGATGCGCTGCAGAATCAGGTACTTTTCGATGGTGATACCCTCGAAGGAGGAGAAAAGGGTGCTCAGGTAATGGTAGTCGACGCCAACCTTCTCGGCGATATAGTCGGAGGTGTTGATGTGCAGCCCCGCCTCCTCGCCCTGGTGTACGAGCGCGATGATGGCCAGCTTTACCTGCTCAATCAGCTTCGTTTTACGGTCATCGAGCAGTTCAAAGCCGCTGGCGTGCAGCACCGCCCGTATCTGTTCCATATCCACTTCATCACCGGGGGCGGCAATCTCCGCCTCCCCCAGCCCTACCTGCAGCACCGTGAGGCCGAGTTGTTCCAGTTCTTCCGCCACCACGCGCTTGCAGCGGTCGCAGACCATGTTCTTTATATATAACTTCACGTTTGCCATAGCACAAATTTAGGAAAGCCAGCCCAAGCGCCAAGCCGGGAAAGCGTTTTCATCGAATCCGCCCCACCGTAAGCAGGCACTCCCAAAGCTGGCGTGACATGCCGCTATATATGGCCTGACACAACCAGCCATCCTATATGCAGTCCAGTCTAAACGTAACAAAGCATCTGGATAGATGTTCTGAGGGCAAAGGCGCTCACACTTAAACTTAGAGGAATATATGGCCGAGGGAGATTGCAATGTATTTTTGCCTATATTGAGTACGCATCCACATCTCCGCCATGTCGTCCGAAATTCAGGACTATCTGTCCATCACCTTCCGGGAGGAAGAACGGCTGCTGCAGGCCGCGTGGCTCCGGAGTGTGAGCAGCGGGGAGTACCGCAAAGGCGTCACGCTGCTGAAAGACATGGTAGTGGAGAAGCAGGCAGCTTTCCTGCTGGCGGACTCCCGCCGGTTGAGTAGCGTGACTTTTGCGGACCAGCAATGGATAATCCGGGACATAGCGCCCGCCCTGGTAGCCTCGGACCTTCAGAAATTTGCCCGCGTGCTGACGGAGGATGTATTCAATTATATCACCTTCGAGAACCTGCTGCAGCGCATCACCGAAAACCACAGGATAGGCGTCGAGGTCGCGCAGTTCACGTCGGTACAGGCCGCGCTGGACTGGCTCCGGATGGATTAGGCGGCCGTCAGTCTTCTATCAGGATTCCCATCCTGCCCTGTTGGAAATCCCGCATGGCCTGCAGCACCTCGGTTTGGGTGTTCATGACAAACGGCCCGTGCGAGGCTACCGGCTCGTGCAGCGGCTCGCCTGCCAGCAACAGCAACCGCGTCGCCGCTCTGGCCGTCACGGTGCAGCCTTCGCCGTCCTGGTTCAGCAGCACCAGGTGGTGCCCATCCACTAAGCCATATCCCTCCACCTGCAGGCTGCCGTCCAGCAGGTACAGAAATGCGTTGTAGTGCTCCGGAATGGGAAAGGCGTACGTTGCCCCGGCTTCCATCCCGATGCGCAGCGCAAGTACCGGGGTCGGGGTTTTGATGGGGCCCAGCACTTCTTTAAAAGCCCCCGCCACCACCCTTACTTTTATGCGTTCGCCGTCCAGCACCAGCACAGGCGTGTCCTCGGCCTGCAGCGGAATGTATTCGGGTTGGTTCATCTTGTGCGCTTTCGGCAGGTTCACCCACAATTGGATAATCTCCTGCACCCCGCCATGCTCCTCTATATCGGCGGGAGGGCGCTCGCTGTGTACCATGCCCCTTCCTGCGTTCATCCACTGCGTGCCGCCCTCATATACCACGCTGTCGTTGCCCCGCGAATCGCGGTGATGCACGCCGCCCTTGTACACAAACGTGACCGGGGAGAAGCCGCGGTGCGGATGCGGCCCAACGCCAGCCTGGCGAGGGGAAACCCCTTCCGGCAGTTGATGCACGTGGTGGTGCAGCAGCAGAAAAGGGTCTATCTGCTCTACCTGCTGCGTCGGAAAGGGCTGCCGCACGGGCATCCCACCCATATCCACCACATCAGCGCGCAGTAGGCGGCTCACGGTTCTGTTTTTCATGGCTTCCGTATGTATATGTATTTACGGAAACGGCTGTGGTTTAGTAGCGCGCGGCACCGCTATATATAACCTAAACAGGCGGCGGTGCGGCTGGCACAGGCGCAAAAGACAAGCGGCAGACGCAGAAGGAAGACAGGTTTTATTCCGAGAGGGCTTTGGCTATGGTGCGCTGGCCGCAGGTTCCCGTGGTGGGGGGTATAAGTGAAAGGACACAGGTATCAGGTATCAAGGCACAAGACATTATATGCTGAACTTAGTTAACGCCTAGAGTTTGCGGTGTATCAAGCTCTTATGGATAACGCAGGTTAATTTTGTCCGGAGGCTTATACCGCTCTATATGCTGCTTGATTTCCTTGCATGTATATATACCTTACCCGCTTGAGTTCCCGTAGCAGAATTCTC
This window of the Pontibacter russatus genome carries:
- a CDS encoding AraC family transcriptional regulator, which produces MANVKLYIKNMVCDRCKRVVAEELEQLGLTVLQVGLGEAEIAAPGDEVDMEQIRAVLHASGFELLDDRKTKLIEQVKLAIIALVHQGEEAGLHINTSDYIAEKVGVDYHYLSTLFSSFEGITIEKYLILQRIERVKELLVYNELSLKEIAYMLGYSSVAHLSNQFKKTTGLTPSHFKQLKTQKRKTIDKVQE
- a CDS encoding pirin family protein: MKNRTVSRLLRADVVDMGGMPVRQPFPTQQVEQIDPFLLLHHHVHQLPEGVSPRQAGVGPHPHRGFSPVTFVYKGGVHHRDSRGNDSVVYEGGTQWMNAGRGMVHSERPPADIEEHGGVQEIIQLWVNLPKAHKMNQPEYIPLQAEDTPVLVLDGERIKVRVVAGAFKEVLGPIKTPTPVLALRIGMEAGATYAFPIPEHYNAFLYLLDGSLQVEGYGLVDGHHLVLLNQDGEGCTVTARAATRLLLLAGEPLHEPVASHGPFVMNTQTEVLQAMRDFQQGRMGILIED
- a CDS encoding ammonium transporter, giving the protein MTKGLSKIPFLLLLLVIAVALAMPGVPAAESTAEISGADTAWMLAATALVLIMTPGLAFFYGGMVRRKHVLSTMLQSFICMAVVTVIWVVFGFSLAFGESVGGIVGSPATFFMMRGVIEGAPWPMAPTIPLLLFAMFQLKFAIITPALITGAFAERIRFISYTLFIGFFFVSIYAPLAHMTWHPEGLLFELGVLDFAGGTVVHMSAGWAALASAIFLKRRHDTSNHKPAHIPYVMLGTGLLWFGWFGFNAGSAMGANPLAVVALATTVTASAAAAVSWIFFDALKGRKPSAMGTCIGAVVGLVAVTPAAGFVTIPHSLVIGVVAAVVSNLVVEWRTRTSLDDTLDVFPCHGVGGMVGMLLTGVFASQAVNPANETGNGLIFGETTLFLVHLAALVGVSVFAFCGSWVLLKITDMISPLRVTQQEEITGLDLSQHDESLDEPGAEVVEQRENQLVAS